A portion of the Hyalangium minutum genome contains these proteins:
- a CDS encoding cold-shock protein, with product MATGTVKWFNDAKGFGFITQDGGGEDVFCHHTAINMDGFRTLQEGQKVQFEVTRGPKGLQAQNVRAG from the coding sequence ATGGCGACTGGTACTGTGAAGTGGTTCAACGATGCCAAGGGGTTCGGTTTCATCACGCAGGATGGCGGGGGTGAGGACGTGTTCTGCCATCACACTGCCATCAACATGGACGGCTTCCGCACCCTGCAGGAAGGGCAGAAGGTTCAGTTCGAGGTAACGCGCGGCCCCAAGGGCCTCCAGGCTCAGAACGTGCGCGCAGGGTAG